From a single Roseibium algicola genomic region:
- a CDS encoding L-rhamnose mutarotase — translation MQRMGMVIGLEPEKVAEYKRLHASVWPEILDMISKCNIRNYSIFLKEPENLLFGYWEYHGTDFEADAAKMAADPKTQEWWGVCMPCQKPLDTRKDGEWWAMMEEVFHHD, via the coding sequence ATGCAGCGCATGGGCATGGTGATCGGTCTCGAGCCGGAGAAAGTTGCCGAATACAAGCGGCTGCACGCTTCGGTTTGGCCGGAGATCCTCGACATGATCTCCAAATGCAATATCCGGAATTATTCCATCTTCCTGAAGGAGCCGGAAAATCTGCTCTTCGGCTACTGGGAATATCACGGCACGGACTTTGAGGCCGACGCGGCGAAGATGGCCGCCGATCCGAAAACGCAGGAATGGTGGGGCGTCTGCATGCCCTGCCAAAAGCCGCTCGACACCCGAAAGGACGGCGAGTGGTGGGCGATGATGGAAGAGGTCTTCCATCATGACTGA
- a CDS encoding mandelate racemase/muconate lactonizing enzyme family protein encodes MARIEKVELRMVDLVPKVKRTDAIQSFVSQETPIVTITDADGATGTGYSYTIGTGGSSVMRLLADHLAPVLIGRDADMIEGIWHELEFFTHATTIGAISSIALAAIDTALWDLRARKMGLPLWKLAGGAKDRCPLYTTEGGWLHIETEALVEDALAAKAKGFTGSKVKIGRPHVSEDYERLAAVRAAVGDGYEIMTDCNQGFTVDEAIRRADRLRDLDLAWFEEPLPADDIGGHVRLSQRTSTPVAVGESLYSIRHFREYMQAGACSVVQVDAGRIGGITPWLKVAHAAEAFDMPICPHFLMELHVSLTCAVQNGKYVEYIPQLDELTNSRMTIENGHALAPVEPGIGIDWDWDAVRGKSIPEFTSTITRQEA; translated from the coding sequence ATGGCACGGATTGAAAAAGTCGAACTGCGCATGGTCGACCTGGTTCCGAAGGTCAAGCGAACCGATGCGATCCAGAGTTTCGTCAGCCAGGAAACACCGATCGTCACGATCACCGATGCGGACGGTGCGACGGGCACAGGCTACAGCTATACGATCGGCACCGGTGGATCCTCGGTCATGCGGCTTCTTGCGGACCATCTCGCCCCGGTTCTGATCGGCCGTGACGCAGACATGATCGAGGGCATCTGGCACGAACTGGAGTTCTTCACCCACGCCACCACGATCGGCGCCATTTCCTCCATTGCGCTTGCCGCCATCGACACGGCCCTCTGGGACCTGCGTGCGCGCAAGATGGGGCTGCCGCTCTGGAAGCTGGCAGGTGGAGCCAAGGACCGTTGCCCGCTGTATACGACCGAAGGCGGCTGGCTGCATATCGAAACCGAAGCCCTGGTCGAGGATGCTCTTGCAGCCAAGGCAAAGGGCTTTACCGGATCGAAGGTCAAGATCGGCCGCCCGCATGTCTCCGAGGACTACGAGCGGCTTGCCGCCGTGCGTGCCGCCGTCGGTGACGGTTATGAGATCATGACCGACTGCAATCAGGGCTTCACCGTTGATGAAGCCATCCGGCGCGCCGACCGCCTGCGGGACCTGGACCTTGCCTGGTTCGAAGAACCGCTACCCGCCGACGACATCGGTGGCCATGTGCGCCTGTCGCAGAGAACCTCGACGCCGGTCGCTGTCGGCGAGTCGCTCTATTCGATCCGGCATTTCCGGGAATACATGCAGGCCGGAGCGTGCTCTGTGGTGCAGGTCGATGCCGGACGGATCGGCGGCATCACCCCCTGGCTGAAGGTTGCCCATGCTGCAGAAGCCTTCGACATGCCGATCTGTCCGCACTTCCTGATGGAGCTGCACGTCAGCCTGACCTGTGCCGTGCAGAACGGCAAATACGTCGAGTACATTCCGCAACTCGACGAACTGACCAATAGCCGCATGACAATTGAAAACGGCCATGCGCTCGCACCCGTGGAACCGGGCATCGGCATCGATTGGGACTGGGACGCGGTGCGCGGAAAGAGCATTCCCGAGTTCACCAGCACAATCACCCGGCAGGAGGCGTAG
- a CDS encoding ABC transporter ATP-binding protein, with product MATVSLKNLVKKYGQLEVVHSINLEVKDREFIALVGPSGCGKSTSLRMIAGLEDISGGEIHIGDRVVNDLPPRQRNISMVFQSYALYPHMTVAENMGFSLKIAGKSQAEIDAAVAEAARTLSLEALLERRPSQLSGGQRQRVAMGRAIVRNPDVFLFDEPLSNLDAKLRMQMRTEIKKLHSKVQSTVIYVTHDQVEAMTLSDRIVIMRDGHIEQVGTPEEVFQRPKTRFVAGFIGSPTMNLREAVIDDGKLAFANGASLPLPMQFRNAVSVGQKVVFGLRPDDLYPAGHGLHSGEAHDVHTTQVPVSITEPLGNETLVFAEFAGEDWIARMLNPKALHAGDKIDLSFDLSQAHLFDAATEQTLRS from the coding sequence ATGGCTACCGTCTCTTTGAAAAACCTGGTCAAGAAATACGGGCAACTGGAGGTGGTTCATTCCATCAACCTTGAGGTCAAGGACCGGGAGTTCATCGCGCTGGTCGGCCCGTCCGGCTGTGGCAAGTCGACCTCGCTCCGCATGATCGCCGGGCTGGAGGACATCTCGGGTGGCGAAATCCACATCGGCGACCGGGTGGTCAACGACCTGCCGCCGCGCCAACGCAACATCTCCATGGTCTTCCAGTCCTATGCGCTCTACCCGCATATGACGGTTGCAGAGAACATGGGATTTTCGCTCAAGATCGCCGGAAAATCCCAGGCAGAGATCGATGCGGCGGTCGCGGAAGCAGCGCGCACGCTCAGCCTCGAGGCCCTTCTGGAACGACGGCCGTCCCAACTTTCCGGCGGCCAGCGCCAGCGTGTTGCCATGGGCCGCGCCATCGTGCGCAATCCGGATGTGTTCCTGTTCGACGAACCGCTTTCCAACCTTGATGCCAAGCTGCGCATGCAGATGCGCACGGAGATCAAGAAACTGCATTCCAAGGTCCAGTCGACGGTCATCTACGTGACCCACGACCAGGTGGAAGCCATGACCCTGTCTGACCGGATCGTGATCATGCGCGACGGCCATATCGAACAGGTCGGCACGCCGGAGGAAGTCTTCCAGCGCCCAAAGACCCGCTTTGTCGCCGGGTTCATCGGTTCGCCGACCATGAACCTGCGCGAAGCGGTCATCGACGATGGCAAGCTCGCCTTCGCAAATGGCGCCAGCCTTCCGCTGCCGATGCAATTCCGGAACGCGGTCAGCGTTGGCCAGAAGGTCGTGTTCGGCCTGAGACCGGACGATTTGTATCCCGCGGGACATGGCCTGCATTCCGGCGAAGCCCATGACGTGCACACGACGCAGGTGCCAGTCTCGATCACCGAACCGCTCGGCAACGAGACCCTGGTCTTTGCGGAGTTCGCTGGTGAGGACTGGATTGCGCGCATGCTCAACCCGAAGGCGCTGCACGCGGGCGACAAGATCGATCTCAGTTTCGACCTCAGCCAGGCACATCTCTTCGATGCCGCCACCGAACAGACCTTGAGGAGCTGA
- a CDS encoding carbohydrate ABC transporter permease, with amino-acid sequence MDENTAHRLKGRFLKVGHLIGLFLAMTIICLPGVWIVLSSLRPTVEIMAKPPVWIPRELSFDAYVAMFSGVGQGGIPVLEYFRNSLIISVTSTVIALAVGMAGGYAFARYRFRGKSAIFLGFMLTRTVPGIALSLPLFFVYAKIGIIDTHFGLILAYVALNVPFTVWLIDGFFRQVPRDLAEAAQIDGCTRWQAFWQVEFPLARSGIASAGIFAFLISWNEFALASQLTRSTNSKTLPVGLLDYTAEFTIDWRGMCALAVVMIIPALTLTFIVQKHLVSGLTSGAVKG; translated from the coding sequence ATGGACGAGAATACCGCACATCGCCTCAAGGGCCGTTTCCTGAAGGTTGGCCACCTTATCGGACTGTTCCTCGCCATGACGATCATCTGTCTGCCGGGGGTCTGGATCGTTCTTTCCTCGCTCCGCCCGACAGTCGAGATCATGGCCAAACCTCCGGTCTGGATCCCGCGCGAGCTGTCGTTCGACGCCTATGTGGCAATGTTCTCCGGCGTTGGCCAGGGCGGCATTCCGGTGCTGGAGTATTTCCGCAATTCACTGATCATCTCGGTCACCTCGACCGTGATTGCCCTGGCGGTCGGTATGGCTGGTGGTTACGCGTTTGCGCGTTACCGGTTCCGCGGCAAGTCGGCGATTTTCCTCGGCTTCATGCTCACGCGAACCGTGCCTGGCATCGCGCTGTCACTGCCGCTGTTCTTCGTCTATGCCAAGATCGGCATCATCGACACCCACTTCGGACTGATTCTTGCCTATGTGGCACTCAACGTGCCCTTCACGGTCTGGCTGATCGACGGTTTCTTCCGACAGGTCCCCCGGGATCTTGCGGAAGCGGCCCAGATCGACGGCTGCACCCGGTGGCAAGCCTTCTGGCAGGTTGAATTTCCGCTGGCGCGTTCAGGCATCGCCTCCGCCGGTATCTTCGCCTTCCTGATTTCCTGGAACGAATTCGCGCTGGCATCCCAGCTCACCCGGTCGACCAATTCCAAGACGCTGCCGGTCGGTCTGCTGGATTACACCGCCGAATTCACCATCGACTGGCGGGGCATGTGCGCGCTGGCCGTGGTCATGATCATTCCGGCACTCACCCTGACATTCATCGTACAAAAACACCTCGTCTCCGGCCTCACCTCCGGCGCAGTGAAGGGATAG
- a CDS encoding carbohydrate ABC transporter permease has protein sequence MRGWKPAPHVLLLLPAFIVLAAVVVVPLLLSLYSSFTPFRLTRPDTIYTFIGFRNYVRLLTDMDFWVAFGRTVLLLTFALNLEMLLGLGLALLVEKATRGQRILRTIMMFPMMFSPVLVGFQFKFMFNDNIGVVNNALQSLGLTDIAIPWLIDGQLAFISILIAEIWSSTAVFAIFILAGLMAMPREPLEAAKVDGCTSWQSFRYVTWPFIMPFAYIAMTIRSLDIARAYDIVKIMTDGGPAGRTEILWTMIARTAYSDARMGLANAMAYIAILLSILFTALFFRQLAKARQQIGAEW, from the coding sequence ATGAGAGGCTGGAAGCCCGCGCCGCATGTGCTTCTGCTGCTGCCGGCGTTTATCGTCCTGGCGGCAGTGGTGGTCGTGCCACTCCTGTTGTCACTGTATTCAAGTTTCACGCCGTTCCGGCTGACCCGGCCGGACACGATCTATACGTTCATCGGCTTCCGCAACTACGTGCGGCTTCTGACGGACATGGATTTCTGGGTCGCCTTCGGCCGAACGGTGCTGCTGCTAACCTTCGCGCTCAACCTGGAAATGCTGCTCGGTCTGGGCCTGGCGCTGCTTGTTGAAAAGGCCACACGCGGACAGCGGATCCTGCGCACCATCATGATGTTTCCCATGATGTTCTCGCCGGTTCTGGTCGGCTTCCAGTTCAAGTTCATGTTCAACGACAACATCGGCGTCGTGAACAACGCGCTGCAATCGCTCGGGCTCACGGATATCGCCATTCCCTGGCTGATCGACGGACAGCTTGCCTTCATTTCCATCCTGATTGCGGAAATCTGGTCGTCAACTGCGGTCTTCGCGATCTTCATTCTGGCGGGCCTGATGGCCATGCCGCGCGAGCCGCTGGAAGCGGCCAAGGTGGACGGGTGCACCTCGTGGCAGAGCTTCCGCTATGTGACTTGGCCGTTCATCATGCCCTTTGCCTATATCGCCATGACCATCCGCTCGCTCGACATCGCGCGCGCCTATGACATCGTCAAGATCATGACCGATGGCGGCCCTGCCGGGCGTACCGAGATCCTCTGGACGATGATTGCCCGCACCGCCTATTCCGACGCGCGCATGGGGCTGGCCAATGCCATGGCCTACATCGCCATTCTTCTTTCAATCCTGTTCACGGCGCTGTTCTTCCGGCAACTCGCGAAGGCCCGCCAGCAGATCGGCGCGGAGTGGTGA
- a CDS encoding ABC transporter substrate-binding protein, which translates to MKNLLAGASAGVIALFAVGSALAQDLPGKFDGVTIDAKLIGGQQYEKLYARIGEWEAATGAKVNVISKKNHFDLDKEIKSDIAVGALNWCVGSNHSSFAPQYPGIYTDLAALLPKEEIDAFVDANISASTLDGKLVMLPRAQFDVSALYYQKSLYADEDNKAKFKEKYGYDLTPPDTWQQVTDQAEFFANPPDFYGTQFAGKEEAINGRFYEMLRAEGGEYLDADGKPAFNSEAGVRALNWFVDLYKAKAVPAGTTNYLWDDLGQGFASGTVAINLDWPGWAGFFNDPGASKVAGDVGVVAPPKGSSGARTGWSGHHGFSVTENCENKKAAASLVWFLTNEDSQKQEAAGGPLPTRDAVWDWVIAEASDDPFRKEVLQAFQEAAKGAYPVPQSPSWIEISNAVYPQLQAAILGDKTPQQALDDAAAEATEILQDAGEL; encoded by the coding sequence ATGAAAAATCTACTGGCCGGCGCGTCCGCCGGCGTTATCGCTCTTTTTGCCGTTGGCTCTGCGCTCGCGCAGGATCTGCCGGGCAAGTTTGACGGGGTCACGATCGATGCCAAGCTGATCGGTGGCCAGCAGTACGAAAAGCTCTATGCGCGCATCGGCGAATGGGAGGCGGCGACGGGGGCCAAGGTCAACGTCATCTCCAAGAAGAACCACTTCGACCTCGACAAGGAGATCAAGTCGGACATCGCCGTGGGTGCGTTGAACTGGTGTGTGGGTTCGAACCACTCATCCTTCGCGCCCCAGTATCCGGGCATCTACACCGACCTTGCAGCACTGCTGCCGAAGGAAGAAATCGACGCCTTCGTTGATGCCAACATCTCCGCCTCGACGCTTGACGGAAAACTGGTGATGCTGCCGCGCGCCCAGTTCGACGTGTCCGCGCTCTACTACCAGAAGAGCCTTTATGCGGACGAAGACAACAAGGCGAAGTTCAAGGAAAAATACGGCTATGACCTGACGCCGCCGGACACCTGGCAGCAGGTGACCGATCAGGCCGAGTTCTTCGCCAATCCGCCGGACTTTTACGGCACGCAATTTGCCGGCAAGGAAGAGGCCATCAACGGCCGTTTCTATGAAATGCTGCGCGCGGAAGGTGGCGAATACCTGGATGCAGATGGCAAGCCTGCGTTCAATTCGGAAGCCGGTGTGCGTGCGCTCAACTGGTTCGTGGATCTCTACAAAGCGAAAGCCGTTCCCGCCGGTACAACCAACTACCTGTGGGACGACCTGGGCCAGGGATTTGCCTCCGGCACGGTTGCCATCAACCTGGACTGGCCGGGCTGGGCCGGCTTCTTCAACGACCCGGGTGCTTCCAAGGTGGCCGGCGATGTTGGTGTCGTTGCACCGCCCAAGGGGTCCTCGGGTGCCCGGACCGGATGGTCGGGACATCACGGGTTCTCCGTCACCGAAAACTGCGAGAACAAGAAAGCCGCAGCTTCCCTCGTCTGGTTCCTGACCAACGAGGACAGCCAGAAGCAGGAAGCAGCCGGTGGACCGTTGCCAACGCGCGACGCCGTCTGGGACTGGGTGATCGCGGAAGCCTCCGACGACCCGTTCCGCAAGGAAGTTCTGCAGGCCTTCCAGGAAGCCGCCAAAGGCGCTTACCCGGTTCCTCAGTCTCCGTCCTGGATCGAGATCTCTAACGCGGTCTACCCGCAGCTGCAGGCTGCCATTCTCGGCGACAAGACGCCCCAGCAGGCACTTGACGATGCAGCGGCCGAGGCCACCGAAATCCTGCAGGATGCCGGAGAGCTCTAA
- a CDS encoding IclR family transcriptional regulator, with product MEQEEDRYRAPALDKGLDILELLAGIDGGLTQAEIAKHLGRSPNEFYRMLDRLVRRGYVTRIDGDRYSLTLKLFGLAQSHAPVRRLVSFATPFMRDLAEKTLQANQLSVFDRGSVVVVAQQEAPSYWGISIRVGSNISLYDTGSGHVLLAFRPQEERLMMINEYSRSTEHPTVEKEFFDRLDQISERGYEMMPSLQTAGVYNLSAPILSPDGRAIAALTVPFITLVNTPQAPDITGTLELLTRTARQLSELTGTDGKSAE from the coding sequence ATGGAACAAGAAGAGGATCGATACCGGGCACCCGCCCTCGACAAGGGGCTCGATATTCTTGAACTTCTTGCAGGCATTGACGGCGGATTGACCCAGGCGGAGATCGCCAAGCATCTCGGCCGCAGCCCCAACGAATTCTACCGCATGCTGGACCGGTTGGTGCGTCGGGGTTACGTCACAAGGATCGACGGTGACCGCTACTCGCTGACGCTCAAGCTCTTCGGTCTGGCGCAGTCCCATGCGCCGGTCCGCCGTCTCGTTTCCTTTGCAACGCCCTTCATGCGAGACCTTGCGGAAAAGACGCTCCAGGCAAACCAGCTCTCCGTCTTCGACCGTGGATCGGTCGTCGTCGTCGCGCAGCAGGAGGCGCCGAGCTACTGGGGGATCTCAATCCGCGTCGGCTCGAATATTTCGCTCTACGACACCGGATCCGGTCACGTTCTTCTGGCCTTCAGGCCGCAAGAGGAACGCCTGATGATGATCAACGAATATTCCCGCAGCACCGAACATCCGACCGTCGAGAAGGAGTTCTTCGACCGGCTCGACCAGATTTCGGAACGCGGCTACGAAATGATGCCGAGCCTCCAGACTGCCGGTGTCTACAACCTGTCCGCTCCGATCCTGAGCCCGGACGGACGGGCCATCGCGGCACTGACTGTTCCTTTCATCACGCTGGTGAACACCCCGCAGGCCCCCGACATCACCGGGACGTTGGAACTTCTGACCAGGACCGCGCGACAGTTGTCGGAACTGACCGGAACGGACGGCAAATCGGCCGAATAA
- a CDS encoding amidohydrolase family protein, translated as MIVDTHLHVIDRSALDYPWLAGVEPLNRDWTYETYARDARRAGISTTLHMEVDVAEPLIEAETGYVGTLANRPDSLIKGAIASCRPEEESFAAYLERQQANELVKGFRRVLHVMPDELSDQPLFRENLKRLGGTRFTFDLCVLPRQLERAMELVDLAPDVTFILDHCGVPDIAADERQPWQERVTELAKRPNVCAKISGIVAYADPESWIAETLRPWAEHTIQAFGWDRVVWGSDWPVCTLGGGLLAWVAATHALLEGVSEDERTKLLSGNAKRIWQL; from the coding sequence ATGATCGTCGACACCCATCTTCATGTCATAGACCGGTCGGCTCTGGACTATCCGTGGCTGGCGGGTGTCGAACCGCTCAATCGGGACTGGACATACGAAACCTATGCCCGTGATGCGCGGCGCGCAGGCATTTCGACCACGCTTCACATGGAGGTCGATGTCGCTGAACCCCTCATCGAAGCTGAGACAGGATATGTCGGCACTCTGGCAAACCGGCCGGACAGCCTCATCAAGGGGGCAATTGCGTCCTGCCGTCCCGAGGAGGAAAGCTTTGCTGCCTATCTGGAGCGGCAGCAGGCAAATGAGCTTGTGAAGGGTTTCCGGCGTGTGTTGCACGTCATGCCGGACGAGTTGTCTGATCAGCCTTTATTCCGGGAAAACCTGAAGCGCCTTGGCGGCACGCGCTTCACCTTCGACCTCTGCGTCCTGCCCCGCCAGCTTGAGCGGGCAATGGAGCTCGTCGATCTGGCTCCCGACGTCACCTTCATACTGGACCATTGCGGTGTACCGGATATCGCCGCCGACGAACGCCAGCCCTGGCAGGAGCGGGTTACGGAACTCGCAAAACGCCCCAATGTCTGCGCCAAGATCTCCGGGATCGTAGCCTATGCCGATCCTGAAAGCTGGATTGCCGAGACCCTGCGCCCCTGGGCGGAGCACACCATTCAGGCATTCGGCTGGGACCGTGTTGTCTGGGGCAGTGACTGGCCGGTCTGCACGCTTGGTGGCGGCTTGCTGGCATGGGTTGCTGCGACCCACGCCCTGCTGGAAGGCGTCAGCGAGGATGAACGAACAAAGCTGCTGTCCGGAAACGCAAAACGTATCTGGCAGCTTTGA